In the Theobroma cacao cultivar B97-61/B2 chromosome 1, Criollo_cocoa_genome_V2, whole genome shotgun sequence genome, one interval contains:
- the LOC18611720 gene encoding ribonucleoside-diphosphate reductase large subunit, with amino-acid sequence MYVVKRDGRQEAVHFDKITARLKKLSYGLSIDHCDPVLVAQKVCAGVYKGVTTSQLDELAAETAAAMTANHPDYASLAARIVVSNLHKNTKKSFSETIKIMYNHFNERSGLKAPLIADDVYEIIMKNAARLDSEIIYDRDFDYDYFGFKTLERSYLLKVQGKVIERPQHMLMRVAVGIHKDDIDSAIKTYHMMSQRWFTHASPTLFNAGTPRPQLSSCFLVCMKDDSIEGIYDTLKECAVISKSAGGIGVSVQNIRATGSYIRGTNGTSNGIVPMLRVFNDTARYVDQGGGKRKGAFAVYLEPWHADIFEFLDLRKNHGKEEHRARDLFYALWVPDLFMQRVQSNGQWSLFCPNEAPGLADCWGEEFEKLYTHYEREGKAKKVVQAQNLWFEILKSQIETGTPYMLFKDTCNRKSNQQNLGTIKSSNLCTEVIEYTSPTETAVCNLASIALPRYVREKGVPLESHPSKLVGSRGSQNRYFDFDKLGEVTEIVARNLNKIIDVNYYPVETARRSNLRHRPIGIGVQGLADTFILLGMAFDSHEAQQLNKDIFETIYYHALKASCDIAEKEGPYETYNGSPVSKGILQPDMWDVTPSDRWNWKALRDRIAKNGVRNSLLLAPMPTASTSQILGNNECFEPYTSNIYSRRVLSGEFVVVNKHLLHDLTEMGLWSPVVKNNIIHEDGSVQNIPEIPHELKAIYRTVWEIKQKTLVDMAVDRGCYIDQSQSLNIHMDQPNFGKLTSLHFYAWSKGLKTGMYYLRSRAAADAIKFTVDTSMLKEKPKVEDDDTKMAQMVCSLTNREECMACGS; translated from the exons ATGTATGTGGTTAAGAGAGACGGGAGGCAAGAGGCGGTCCATTTCGATAAGATAACGGCGAGGTTGAAGAAGCTAAGCTATGGACTTAGCATCGACCACTGCGATCCGGTTCTGGTGGCTCAGAAGGTCTGCGCTGGTGTTTACAAAGGGGTTACTACTAGCCAGCTTGATGAATTGGCTGCTGAAACCGCCGCTGCTATGACCGCTAACCACCCTGATTATGCTTCC TTGGCGGCTAGGATTGTTGTTTCaaatttacataaaaataCTAAGAAGTCGTTCTCTGAGAC GATTAAAATCATGTATAATCATTTCAATGAGAGATCTGGACTGAAGGCTCCTTTGATTGCTGATGATGTTTATGAGATCATCATGAAG AATGCTGCACGGTTGGATAGTGAGATCATATATGATCGGGACTTTGACTATGATTACTTTggctttaaaacccttgagaGGTCCTACCTCTTGAAAGTTCAAGGGAAGGTTATAGAAAGGCCTCAACACATGTTAATGAGGGTTGCTGTTGGAATTCATAAGGATGACATTGATTCTGCTATAAAAACTTATCACATGATGTCTCAAAGATGGTTCACTCATGCTTCTCCAACACTTTTCAATGCTGGAACACCAAGGCCTCAA TTGAGCAGCTGCTTCTTGGTGTGTATGAAAGATGATAGTATTGAAGGAATATATGATACTTTGAAGGAGTGTGCTGTTATTAGCAAATCAGCTGGAGGGATTGGTGTCTCTGTTCAAAATATTCGAGCCACAGGGAGTTATATTCGTGGAACAAATGGTACATCTAATGGCATTGTCCCAATGCTGCGAGTGTTCAATGACACTGCTCGTTATGTTGATCAAGGAGGAGGGAAAAGGAAGG GTGCTTTTGCTGTATATTTGGAGCCATGGCATGCTgacatttttgaatttctgGACCTTAGGAAGAACCATGGAAAG GAAGAGCATCGGGCTCGTGATCTATTTTATGCTCTTTGGGTGCCTGATCTCTTTATGCAAAGAGTCCAAAGTAATGGGCAGTGGTCATTATTCTGTCCTAATGAGGCACCAGGCCTGGCAGATTGTTGGGGTGAAGAATTTGAGAAGCTGTATACTCATTATGAACGAGAG GGCAAGGCAAAGAAGGTTGTCCAAGCACAGAACCTGTGGTTTGAGATTCTGAAGTCACAGATAGAAACTGGGACCCCTTACATGCTATTTAAG GATACTTGCAATAGAAAAAGCAACCAGCAAAATCTTGGCACCattaaatcttcaaatttgtGTACTGAGGTAATTGAGTACACAAGTCCAACAGAAACTGCTGTGTGCAATCTGGCATCTATTGCACTACCAAGATATGTGAGGGAAAAG GGGGTTCCACTGGAGTCTCATCCATCTAAGCTTGTTGGGAGCAGAGGTTCTCAGAATAGATATTTTGACTTTGACAAACTGGGAGAG GTTACTGAAATTGTTGCAAGAAATcttaacaaaataattgatGTTAATTACTACCCTGTTGAAACTGCCAGAAGATCAAATTTGCGTCATAGACCAATTGGTATTGGAGTTCAGGGGCTTGCAGACACATTCATCTTACTTGGCATGGCCTTTGATTCGCATGAG GCTCAACAGCTGAATAAGGACATATTTGAGACCATATACTACCATGCTCTGAAAGCTTCTTGTGACATAGCTGAGAAAGAGGGCCCTTATGAGACATATAATGGGAGTCCTGTGAGTAAG GGTATTCTTCAGCCGGACATGTGGGATGTTACTCCTTCAGATCGGTGGAATTGGAAGGCTCTTAGGGATAGGATTGCTAAGAATGGAGTGAGAAATTCACTTTTGTTAGCACCTATGCCAACTGCTTCAACTAGCCAGATTCTTGGAAATAATGAGTGCTTTGAGCCATATACTTCCAATATCTATAGTCGAAGAGTTCTGAG TGGGGAGTTTGTAGTGGTGAATAAGCATCTTCTTCATGACTTAACTGAGATGGGTCTTTGGTCTCCTGTTGTTAAGAACAACATAATTCATGAGGATGGTTCTGTTCAGAATATTCCAGAAATACCTCATGAACTGAAAGCAATTTACAG GACTGTTTGGGAAATCAAGCAAAAAACACTGGTTGATATGGCTGTTGATCGTGGGTGCTACATAGACCAGAGCCAAAGCTTAAATATACATATGGACCAACCTAATTTTGGAAAACTAACTTCTTTACACTTCTATGCCTGGTCTAAG GGTCTGAAGACAGGAATGTATTATCTAAGATCACGTGCAGCGGCTGATGCAATCAAATTCACTGTTGATACTTCCATGCTTAAG GAAAAGCCCAAGGTAGAAGATGATGATACAAAAATGGCACAAATGGTATGTTCCCTAACAAACCGTGAAGAGTGCATGGCTTGCGGGAGCTAA
- the LOC18611722 gene encoding protein LIKE COV 2, which translates to MAEEKESTSIPLSQAENGGVDPEDPAKSPPSSPNSSTRKACCFVLQSWVSKKFMTGCVVLFPVAVTFFITWWFIQFVDGFFSPLYERLGIDIFGLGFITSLLFVFFIGVFVSSWMGAAVFSVGEWVIKRMPFVRHIYSASKQISAAISPDQNTTAFKEVAIIRHPRVGEYAFGFITSTVILQRENEDEELCSVFVPTNHLYIGDIFLVNSKEIIRPNLSIREGIEIIVSGGMTMPQIIAPQVRVARQNERIPLNRIM; encoded by the exons atGGCGGAAGAGAAAGAATCAACGTCGATTCCACTGAGCCAAGCCGAAAATGGTGGTGTTGATCCTGAAGATCCGGCTAAGTCTCCACCTAGCTCCCCCAATTCATCCACTCGCAAG gcttgttgttttgttctcCAGAGTTGGGTTTCGAAGAAGTTCATGACTGGATG TGTGGTCCTTTTTCCCGTGGCAGTTACATTTTTCATTACATGGTGGTTTATTCAGTTTGTTGATGGTTTCTTCAGTCCGTTATATGAACGACTTGGCATTGACATATTTG GACTGGGATTTATCACATCTCTGCtttttgtcttctttattGGTGTTTTTGTTTCATCATGGATGGGAGCTGCTGTTTTCTCAGTGGGAGAATGGGTTATAAAGCGAATGCCCTTTGTTAGGCATATATACTCAGCCTCAAAACAAATTAGTGCTGCAATATCTCCAG ATCAAAATACAACAGCATTTAAGGAGGTGGCTATCATTCGCCATCCTCGTGTTGGCGAATATGCATTTGGCTTTATTACATCCACTGTCATTCTTCAG AGAGAAAACGAAGATGAAGAGCTATGCAGTGTTTTTGTCCCAACAAACCATCTATACATTGGTGATATCTTCCTGGTGAACTCCAAAGAGATCATAAGGCCAAATCTCTCGATCCGAGAAGGCATAg AGATAATTGTTTCTGGAGGTATGACAATGCCGCAAATAATTGCTCCTCAAGTAAGGGTTGCCCGGCAGAACGAAAGAATCCCACTGAACAGAATAATGTAA
- the LOC18611721 gene encoding 4-hydroxy-tetrahydrodipicolinate reductase 2, chloroplastic, which produces MASLLRVSANGFRSEKLPLLSRGKRRQGIAAKKAAFRWVPVAMSLSMSTTAIQHNQKATSLDLAIPIMVNSCTGKMGKAVIKAADSAGLHIVPVSFGAEKESGQTIELCGKEILVHGPSEKESVLASVFHEYPNLIVVDYTVPATVNDNAELYSKVGVPFVMGTTGGDRDRLYKTVEDSNGYAVISPQMGKQVVAFLAAMEIMAEQFPGAFSGYSLQVTESHQASKLDTSGTAKAVISCFQKLGVSFGMDQIQMIRDPKQQIEMVGVPEEHLAGHAFHLYHLTSPDKTVSFEFQHNVCGRSIYAEGTVDAVLFLAKKVQSSANKRIYNMIDVLREGNMR; this is translated from the exons ATGGCTTCTCTGCTTAGAGTCTCTGCCAATGGGTTTCGGTCGGAGAAGTTACCACTGTTATCAAGAGGCAAAAGAAGACAAGGTATTGCTGCAAAGAAAGCAGCTTTTCGTTGGGTTCCAGTAGCAATGTCGTTATCCATGTCGACCACAGCCATTCAACATAACCAGAAAGCAACTTCACTGGACCTCGCCATCCCAATCATG GTAAATAGCTGTACCGGTAAAATGGGAAAGGCTGTTATCAAAGCAGCAGATTCTGCTGGACTTCATATTGTCCCTGTGTCTTTTGGTGCAGAGAAGGAGTCTGGGCAGACTATTGAACTGTGTGGCAAAGAGATTTTGGTCCATGGTCCTTCTGAAAAAGAAAGCGTCCTTGCGTCTGTCTTTCATGAGTATCCAAACCTGATCGTGGTAGACTACACTGTGCCTGCCACTGTTAATG ATAATGCTGAGCTATATTCCAAAGTTGGAGTACCTTTTGTTATGGGAACCACTGGTGGAGACAGGGATCGACTGTATAAGACTGTCGAAGATTCAAATGGTTATGCTGTGATCTCACCACAAATGGGGAAACAG GTTGTTGCGTTTCTTGCAGCCATGGAGATCATGGCTGAGCAATTTCCTGGAGCCTTCTCTGGATATTCTCTGCAG GTGACGGAGTCTCATCAAGCAAGCAAACTGGACACCTCGGGGACTGCTAAGGCTGTAATTTCTTGCTTTCAGAAGTTGGGGGTGTCATTTGGCATGGATCAG atACAAATGATCCGGGATCCCAAGCAGCAGATTGAGATGGTGGGAGTTCCAGAAGAGCATTTGGCTGGTCATGCTTTTCATTTGTACCATCTAACATCACCTGATAAAAC AGTTTCATTTGAGTTTCAGCATAATGTTTGCGGCAGATCGATATATGCCGAGGGTACTGTTGATGCTGTACTTTTCCTTGCTAAGAAG GTTCAGTCAAGTGCCAACAAGCGCATCTATAATATGATTGACGTCTTGCGGGAAGGTAACATGCGATAA